The Muntiacus reevesi chromosome 5, mMunRee1.1, whole genome shotgun sequence genome segment GCATGGCACCCTGCTCCCTGGTGACCCCAGTGATGCAGTGCATCTGCAGAGGGGACCAGTTAACCCATCAGCCGCCAGGAACGCCAGGATCCCTGCTGTGTGCCTCCTgtgcccccagccctccccacgCTGCTCCATCAGTGCTCCCTTTCTGCCTCCTCCACGGCGTCCCAGCATTTCCCTGTTGCCTGAACAGGCTGGGCCATGCAGACGCACTAAAGCATCACCTCCTCCTAAAGCCCCAGCTGCACTCCACCCAGAGACCTGGTCGGCACCCTGAGGGCCCTCACAGCCTCTCTGCAAGAAACCCACCACCCAACTCGCTCATAGGCCTTTGACCCAGAGCTTGCCCAGGCTGGGGTGGAGGTTCTGGTCACTGTCCCCGCCACACATACTGCCAGGCTCAGGTCACAAGGAAGTGGTCAGATGAGAGTGACGTGAAGCCAGGTGGGAAGGAGCAGTGTCTGGGTGCTTGGGACATCACCCTTGGAAGGGGCTGCCTGGGGGGGGACAGAGGCACGGGGGGCTATGGGGGGGAGACTGGCCCACTGCCAGTGGCAGGGAAGGGCTTTCACTGGAAATGCTACATGCAGCTCACATCCACCCACACCTGGCCAGCAAACAGCTGTACAAAGCAAGCGGTGCTTCTGCGTTGCCCCACAGCTCAGAACGCCGCTGACACCACCCCGCCAGGGCACCAAGCTGTACCAGTGACGAGATGTCACGTCTGGCCATGACCCTGAATCCGGGCAGGCTCTCTCCTCCGGGCTTTCCCACAGGACAGACCATGCATCAGCGACCACCCAAACAAATGCTTCCCTTCTCTGAGGCCAGGACAAGGTCTCTGCTCACAAGTAGTCGTGTCCTGACCCCTCCCTGCATGAGCATCGTGGGAACTCGTCAGGAAGGCAGGTTTTCAGGCCCCATGGAGCTGCTGAACAACAGCCCCGGAAGGGGCCCAGCCGTCCTCATGAGCCCTCCAGGGGTTCCGATGCCACCAAAGTCTGGGAAACACTGGTGGGGCTGACCATTCTCTCACTCTGTCCAAGCTGGCACCCGAGGGTTGCCCCAGCTCACCAGGCCTTGGCCAGGGAGGCCCAGGAGATGCCCGCAGCTCACCTGGCAGGAGAACCAGCCTTCAGGGGTGCAGAGCCGGCGGCCGGCCTTTGCCCCTCGGTCAAAGTAGCTGCTGTTGTACTGGGCGGCCTGGAGCTTCTGCTGCATGGAGCCCACGAGCCGCAGGTACTCCTCACGAGCCTCTGCGCCCACCAGGGAGGCGCCAGAGGTCACCTGGAGAGGCAGgggcatcacagagcactggccaCACACCCTAAAGCCCACCACTGCCTGGCTCCCAGTCCATTGAATGCCACGGCCCTCAAAGACCCTGCCCCTGGGGTCCCAGCAGGGCCCTGAGGTTAGAGGGTCTGGATCCTGCCCCCTGGGGTCCCAGCAGGGACCTGAGGTCAGGGGGTCAGAGCTCACACCTACCCATAACTGTctctgggaagttcctctgggcCCATGAGACAGAACTTTGGTCACAATCAGAAAAGAAGCTCAAGCTCCAGGCACACTGGCCGCTCGGTCTCCCAAGCGCTACCCAGTGTTTTGCAGCAAGAAACCAGAGAAGAAGGGTGAAGGTGAAAAGCGACCACCACATCACTACCCACTGGAGTGCAGGTGAGGACTCGCACCCATGGGCCCACACTGAGCACCGGGCAGAGGCAAGGGGACCACCCGGCCCAGTGGGAATGACAGCAGGACAGCAGACGGGTCATCACAGAATGGGGCTGGCACTCAGCGGGGTCTGTGAATGACGCCCTGGAGACACCCCTCAGCCAGCATGGGAAGAGCACTACACCAGCAGAAGGAGCCTAAGGGTGACCACGGTCAgcaggggtgggagcagggatGAGGGGGGGCTGGGTCAGGCCCCAGGGCCTCAGATACCCCAGTCCTGAGGTTTCCTTTGTGCTCTCAGCAGAGCACATGTGGGCAGTTCTGCACCACCAATGATAAACTCTAGTCCAGAACACACAACCGGGAGCAAGGTCACAGTGTGGGGGTAGCGGGTGGCCTGTAAAGAATGGAACATGACACCCCCTGGCTGACATCCGACCATGTAGTATAGGAGCAACGGCAGGGGGCTCCCAGGGCAAGCAACTCATTGCTGGCTCATGTTCACCTGCACCCACATCCACACCAGCCCTCACTCCTCTGACATCCACGCCGGTCCTGGAAGCCAAGTCCCAGTGGCAGAACCAGCTTCCTAAACCTGCCCAGCACACCAGGACCTACCTCTCTCAGGTAGCTCCGGATCCGGCTCTCGCAGCTGTATCTCAAATAGCCAGACTTGCTCCTAAACCGGGACTCCAAGCCTGCCGGAAGGAGAGACAAGATGCCTGGAGCCTGGGGCTGTTATCTCCTGGGAGGGCGGACAGGAGGGCTCTTGACTCGGCTCCATCGAAACATTCTGATGGGGACCTGCTCCTTCTGCAAAGGAAGTCGTCTCCAGTCCACCAGCACAGAGCACCTCAAATGCCACCGGGGAGCCCCTTTCCCAAGGGGGCTGCTCCTCCTGGCTCAGAAGGCCAGTCCAAAAGGTGAGATAGGTCCaggtgactggataaagaagatatagtcCACCCATGAGATgaaatatcattcagccttaaagTGGAAGGGAATCCTGACACCTGCTTCCACACGATGAACCACAAAGAGGTTATGCTGAGTAAAGAAGGAAGATGCATGAGCTTACTCATATGAATGAGGTTCCTGAGGAGTCAGATTCCAGCGACAGGAAGATGGGGGACCAGGGGCAGGAGAGAGGTGGGGAGTGATGCCTACTGTGGACAGAGCCTCAGTTTGGGAGGATGAAAACCTCTGAGAACAGGTGGTGGGGCTGCTACACAACATTGGAATATATTCAATACCCCCAAAGAACTATGTACCCAAAAATGGTGAATATGGTGAATTTTACTTCTCCACGATTGAAAAATAAAACGGCCAACCCCAGGGCTGCCTGGACCCTGGCCCCGTGCTTGGGAAACCCCTGGATTTGGGGACTGATGGAGAGCccgggtctcagagagtcggtcccagggaagccctccgcGCCCactccctccaggccagaatccatGAGGTACCTTCAAACCACGGCGGGTCCTCGGCCCTGGTTTCGGCCGTGATGTTCTCGCTGACGGTGCCCAGAAGGTCGGCCAGCAGCTTCTGCCGCAGTGGGGCCTTCTCGTCTGAGAGCAGCTGCCGGGCAGCCTGGATGACGCCCGCGTGCGGCTCCTGGAACACGCTCAGGAAGCGGCTGATGTCACTCACAACTGCCACCAAAGGGGACAAACAGAGAGGCCACCAGGCCTTGGAGCACACCCTCTGGGAAACCGCCTCTTTCCCCTGCCCCGACAGCCACCAGCCCAGTGCTCCAGGCCTGGGGCCTGGCCCCCACACTTAAGGTGGCAGTGAGGAGGACAGATGGGGAGGGCACGGGAAATGAAACACACCAAAGAGAGTTGCTGCCCTTCCCACTCGGCCTCCCCTCCTCCAAGTGAAACCACCTGGTCTTGGGCCCTCACTCGAGACCTCAGGCTCCAGCTCATCCCTTCACTATCCGGCAGACTCCCCAGCTTTCCACACGCACCCGAAAGCAGCAAGCCCTCCAGGAAAGCGTGAGAAACTAAGATCTTCATCCTATTAGCAGAAATCCAGACACACAAGGAACAAGCCCCACAGCCGCTTGGGTCATTTCAGGGACTTGGGGCTGCTAGGAGTTCAAACATCAGTGTGATCCACCCTCCACAGGCTAAGCAAGAAAAGCCATGTGATAACAGCAACTGgtgcagaaagacagaaaaaatctTCAAGACCTAGAGCTTGTCAAAGAAGTCTCAGATTGAACTGCAAAAGTATACTTACAGAaatataaaggggcttccctgatggttcagtgataaaaaatcaacctgcaatacaggagatgcaggttcaatccctgggttgggaagatcccctgaagaaggaaatggcaacacactccagtattcttgactggaaagtccatggaccgaggagcctggtgggctatatagtccatggggtcaccaagagctggacacgcCTTAGCGActaaaataagaacaaagaaagataaaaaggtACTTTACATCAAAAGTAAAAACTTCTACTCCATGTAAAGGACCtggttaagaaaacaaaaagatgagcTGCAGAGAAACTATCTGCCAACCACACATCTGACAAAGGCTCATGTCCAGAATGGACCAGGGGAACCCGCAAGACTCAAGCAGGAAAAATACCCAACTACACAGCGGACAAAAGATACTTGGCGAGAAGGTTTACAGATGGTAAATCGCCCCAGGAGAAGATGGCCAACATCATCAGCTGGGAGGGACATGTGAATTCAGACACCACCACACGCCTGCCGGAGTGGCtaaagcagaaacagtgacaaGGTCAAGGGCTGATGAGGCCACAGGCGCCTGCTCCTGTCCTTGCTGCGGAAATAAGCCAGGACCATAGCTCTGGAAAGCAGCGTGGCCAGGGGCGGGGCGggaagcggggggggggggggggggggggggcggtttccttccttttcttggtAACAACATTATTCAGATTTAATTCTCTAGAAGGATAAGGCTCGACAGAGGAAGGATGCTCACCACACCATACATGTCACCTTCACTGCTGACAGCAGAATCCCAACCAAGGGCTGAGGTCACATCCACGTTCCTGCtgggcctctctctctccccaccctttcAGCAGAGGAGGCGGGATAATCTCAGTGCTCAGAGTTCCACTGCCTTCCCACAGCACCTGAATCGGAAGCCCCTTTCTGCAGGGGCCAGACGACCCTCTTGGGGGACATGCACATGCCTGGCCAGGGGCCTACGGCTCCATAGTAGCACTTGTCACCCAGCAAAGACATCACTAAAGACCCACCTCCAAGGGCACTGGCTCCAGTTAAGGCAGCGCCAACAGGAACCTGAGGATGGATGGGTGTCCACCAACCCGACAGAGGTCAGGCGCTGCGCGTACAGTCAGTCACCTGCCCGTCCCTTAGAAAATGGATTAAGGAAATGTTTACCGACCGAGACACAGGGAGTCGTTTGGACTTCTACATGAGTTAACTTGAATTTGATGCCAACTAGAACAGCCTGTCTGTGGTAGATCATACATATGGTGTGCATCTGccttaattattaaagaaaagggtGCAATGACCAGAAGTAAAGAAAGTCCAGGTTAAAAGTAAATGATTGGGGAATCCCCTAACGATcttgtggttaggactcagctctcactgccaaggaccgtggtttaattcctggttgggaaactaagatcccacaagctgtgcaatGCAGCAAAGTAAGTATATAAAGATTAAATGCCCCTGTTCCTGGGACGCCAATGATGGTTACTCCTTCGATGGTCAAGACTCTCTGCCGGTACCAAGGCCACGCTGACTCTCCGTGCACATGCTGATCTGCTGTTTCTGAACCCTTAAAGGAAGGCATCCCTGACTTGCTTAACAGTCTTTGTTCTGAAGACACAAACTGTGCTGAAAACCCTGCTTCTCCGGAGCAGATCCTCAGAGTGATCTGAGAGACTGTcttctgggctacagtcctcagtttggctcaaataaaactttCCTATTCTTATTATCAactgtttattgattattttcgTCAACAAAGCCCAGCAAACAGGACAACCTTgctctcaggctctgcttctccTGTAAAACTGGGCAGCCCCTGAACCCCAAAGCCCACCCTCTGCCCTTAGGAGTTATTAGGACACCTCAAATGaacataaataaaactaaaggAATTTCCTAAAGAGACACATACAACAACCAACTGGAGAGGTGTGCTCCTGGCCAAGAGGATGGACAATTCTGCCATGTGAGTCTTCCTCTGGGGACTTTTTCCTTTAGGGTCCAGAGCACAGGGACCCTCCCTCCCAGGGCTGGCATCCGCTAGCAGACCCTCTGCACCTCCACAACCACACCCACTTCCCCATCAGTCTCCAGATCCCCAACACTTACAGCCCTGCCAGGTCTGGCCGGCAGTGAGAAGCACGAGCTCCGAGTTGTCGGGGGCACTCCGGAAGTAATCTCCAGTCAATTCTGTGCCATCCTCATAGAGACACAGGCGGGAACCAGGGACGGGGAgctggggagaagagggaggtgaGATCGGGGCGGGATGCTCACTTCCTGGGCCTCAGGGGGGCCCAATCTTTGGGTGGCCAGCTGAAGTCTTCCCATCTGCAGTTCTCACAGAAAACAAGAAGGAATCACgttgtaaagaatcctgccagaGATGCAGTCTGCGCGTATGGAGCAGGTCCATCAAGGGCCCCTACTATAGGTCGTTCTAAGACTTGGAAAGTCACAGAGATGAATATACACTGGTGACCGCTTTGCAGGATTCACCACTCAGACCCTTTCAAACAGAGCTCCCCTAAGGCACTTTAAAATCCAAGCCTGTTTCCAAAAATGACGCTTGACTGCTTGCACTAAGCCTGTAAATGCATCCCCATCAACGAGGCACACAGCCTGAGAGGTGTCAGCACGCAGTACCTACGGCTCAAGTCTCTCCCTGGCACTGATTAATTAAGGAGAAACTTACTGAACAGGACTCTCTTCTGTCTACGAAAGTGTGACCAGCTCACGGGACTGTGAACCTGCTGAGGTTTACTCCTTTGCCATGCCACACTGATCCATTTCATAAGTTTTTATACCTaattccttccctccccccatgCCATGCAAGTACACACACACCCAGCGCTGGTCTAGGCCCATGGAGAAAGTTAACAACAAGGGTAGGAAGGATGGCTGAAAGCCCTAGAACAGTAGTGCCTAAGGGCCATGAGAGGCCTCGGAGCCTGACCCTTCATGTTATACCAGGGAAACCAAGGCAGGGAGCATGTGAGCCATGAGCCGATGGGCACCTGGGTCTCAGAACCAGGTCCCTGGACCTCAGGCCAGAGCTGTCCCCAGCCTGGCAGTCAGAAGGCAGGAGAGCCATCCTAGTTTTCTACAAAGTCCCCCTGCTCTGAACTGGCCCCTGAGCCAGACAGGGCATTGGGGACTTCACCCCAGCACAGGAAATGAGGATCTCTGCAACCCAGATGTCTCCCACATCCCTGGTTTGGAAGTACAAAAGCAGTGCCTCTTATTCTCCCCAGATATCTCCCAAGCGGGTGGGCTCCTGAGTGCAGGGGTAGAGGCTTCACTCACTCAGGCCGTCTGCTGAGACatggcaccaggacccaggagcccGGAAGGACCCCAATCACAGCCCACCCCCTATCACACACACAACCCTCCCCGCAGTGCCCACACCATCAGAGGCTCAGCTAAGAGGCTTTGGGTGGACCTAGTACTGGGTTGGGTTTAACCACCGGCCTTTCCTTGGTGGCTACAGCAGATTACTCAGTCCCTCAGTGCCccaatttcctcatttgtgaaatggggatgTAAGCACCCAATTCAGAGCAGAGCACCTGAACTCCACCAAAGCCATGTAAAGAGCCCGGACAGAGCCCAGGGTCGGGCACGTGGCCATCGGCAGTGGTCAGGCTCAGGTTCTCTGCCCAGAGATTGTGGACAGCGTCCCCTCCCACTGTTAGGACTCGGGGGCCTACTGTGTGGCTCAGGGCAGCCTGAGCTCGGGTAATCCCGACGCCACAGGACGACGGGTCAGCACGGTCCCATCCTGCAAGTGGAGGCTCCCACCCGGCGGCCCCAGGGGCACCTGCAAGTGTTGGCACCCCTTCCGCAGCACTTCCTCGCAGCTCCTGCCCGCCACCCCAAACTTCTTCTCACTATGCAGGGACCGCAGCTTGAACGTCTTGGGCTTCCGGAGCACCGCCGACATCCTCAGAGACTCTGGTCCCGCGGGCAGCACCTGCTCGGCGGATCGCACTGGTGTCCACTCCGGGTTCCGGAAGAACCAAGGCCGCGCGCCGCCCTCGGAAACTACATTACCCAGAAGGCCAGGAAGGCGGCGGTGCGTCCCCGCCTTGTACGCAGGCGTCGCCGCCGGAAACTTCATTACCCAGAAGGCCAGAAAAGCGGAGGCGCACCCCGGCCTTGTGCGCAGGCGCAGCGCTACAGGGCGGGGTCGCGCACGCGCGGAGGCCCGGGCGGGCCGGCCTGGTTGTCATGAGAGCGGCGGCCGCGGCCCGGGCAATGGGCGCTGGCCGCCGGAGCTGCTCCTTGATTGCCACCGCCGCTGCTGCTCGGGGGTGCGGGCTGCCCCGGGGCGGCGGTGGAGGCGCTGCCTGAGCTCCGCAGAGGGTGCGGCGCTGCCGAGAGCCGGCGGAGAGCCCGAGTCGTGCGAGTGTCCTGACAGGTACCCGAGCGGGCCGGGGCGGGACCGACGTGCGGGGTTCGGAGCGACGGGGCTGGATCCACACGGGCCTCCGTGGGCGCGGCTCGCGCGCTGCGTCACCGTCCGGGCGGCCCGCGGTGCCTGCGCTCGGTCCCTGCGTTGGGCGGCTGCGCGAGCCTGGCGACCCCGACTCCGTGGGGGCGAGGTGGGAAGGAGCCGGCCCTTGAACCTCGTCTGCTCCGAGGACTCTCTGGGGCACTTGCGAACCTTGAGGTTGCTGCACCAAAAGCCATTTAACTGTGTGCTATTTACCATAAACCGTTTAACTGTGTACTACTTACATTTTCCTAAGAAGAAAAGTGAGTACAAGTTTCGTCTCTTAAACCTTGTAGCAAGACGTTCGGAAGTTGCTGAATTGTTTCAGTGTTTAACGTAGCTATCCAGTTTCCCTGGTGCAGAGTGAAAAGCTGACTCCGCAGGGATGCCGGAGATGGAGCCGGCGCTCGTTGTGGGGAGAAGACCTCTGTGCACCCGGCCAGCTGGGGCCCGACAGAGCTCCGGTTCTCCCGAAAATGTTAACGGTGAATTTTGTGGTGCCTGATACTAGTGTCCTCAGTGACACCCCAAGTCTCTTACAGAAGACTTGAAGGATTATGCAGAAGAGATCCTAGAGTACAGGGTGGACGGAGGTGGCCGAGAAAGAATCCTTTTCAAATACCCAAACCGAGGTAATAACGTTGCCTCTGCCGTTCCTCGGCACTTCTCCTACCTGGCTCCTAGATGCCAGGGTTGTGTTTGGGATTTATTGAAGCCGGATTGTATAGTGGACACATCCTTTATTCCCTTTTAAAGGGCCCCATTTCTGAGTCTTAGCGCCATGGCCGAGGGTGTTGGTCAAGATCAGAGactctggagcctgagcagccttAGGACAAACCCAGCCTGCCTGGCTTCATAGCTGATGACCCTGGGCCAGGCCtcgctgtgcctcagtttcatcatctctaCATCAGGACTGTCAGAACTGTCATGAGGGTGTAAACACGTGTATCTGCATGCAGACACACAGTGAGAGGAAGTCGGTCTGTACACACATAGCAAGATGAATAAATAACATTTCAGACCTGCAGAATTTCAGGGTACATGGTCACACTCAGGTGAGAATATTGAATAGATAACCTCTTTTGTTCACGGTGGGATAGACAGTAACAGCACCTTTAAAGATGCTGGAAGGATGTGGGGAATCCCCAGCACAGGGCTCTCACCCTGAGCTTCAATAAGTTTGACTGGACTTTAGAGTCGACCACCTGAAGAGGATTAGAACGGCAGATTGGGCTTGAGCAGGGTCCCTCAGGCAGGGCAGTGCTCCAGGTCGGGAGGCGTGGCTACTGTCTTTTAAAGAAGACAATGGGATCCCTAAGAGGGGATGTATTCAGTCATTGTTCCAAAGTGGGGCCAGTGACACTTGGCTCAGAGGGGTGGGGTTAGAAATGGATGGGCTGGGGGAGGTATGGAGGCCGAGGGGAAAGTCAGCCCTGGCTGTGAACCTGAATCCCAGCGCGTGGGAGGAGCTGCAGACTGGGTGAGGCTGGTGCCTGTCTGGCGTGGGAGCTGGAACACAGGCCAGGCTCTGCAGTTGCTGTGGGTTAAGTCACACACGCGTCCGTTTTCTGTGCCTGCGTTTCATCCATTTCTGGGTTAGTTTGGTGTTCCTCTGCTATCCTGTGACGTCTCTCAGTGAGCTTTGTATACCGAATGACCGGGATCTTTAATAGtggtttctctttctatttttaatgtgtttgttcATGTAGTCCAAGAAACCTTAGCAAGTGCCGGCCAGTAATTAATTTGTTGACATAGTCCTTTTCAGGGTCTCAATAACAGTCAGAGGAGGATCCAGATCCATCCCGAGCACATTAAAACAAGCATGTCTTACGTGGAGTGTGCTCATGCGTTACTGCCTCCTGAAAATCTCAGTTAATACTGTGTCCCATCTCAGAGAACCTTCTGGAGAAAACTTTATCCTCTGTTTTTGAGGACTCTTGGTTGCATACTGACCCTTCATCCAAATTGGCCTTCTGCAGAGCATCAACAGCCTTAGTAACTGGGGAGTCAGTGGAAGTCTGTGAGTCCTTTGGGCTTTAAGTCCTGATGCTCACAACGTGGGTGTCCCTGCCTCTCTCAGTACTGCTTCCCCATGTCAGCCCCGCCCCTTGTCCAGAGCTCCTCCTGCTCTAGCAGCCACCCTCCTCCAAACCCTCACTCCCTACCCCTGACGCTGTGCTGCAGCTCAGCCCCCGTAGCGGAGTCCTGGGACTGAGCAGCTTGGTCCCGTTCTCATGACTCCATCCCTGAGTCAGTTCCTGAGGAGAAGGTGGAAGTCTTGAACTGACCAAGCCAGGAAATGTGCCCCACAGGTGGGGGCTGAGGGGTGCAGGGTGTGGAGAGGGCAGAATCATGGAGGGAAATCAGGGTTGAGGTGCTGTTTTTAAAGGAGTGGGCAGAGCTGGACATCATTACAGCCACTCTTAACACAATAGTAGGTAGCTGTGAGCCAAGCCAGGTACACTAAAACATCCTGAGAGAAAAATCATCCAGGCAATACTTACCCATCTCCCCACCGTTGACTATGCAGCCTGGCTCCAGGAGCATGGTTGTGCATGGAAGGTTCTGTCTATGGTTCTGCTCTCCCTCTGCTGGTCAGTTTTTTCATGTAGCAATGATTATGCTGTTGATTAAACTGCCCCCTTTCCCCTTATCTTTGTATAGCTCTTTGACACACTGGTTTATTAGTTtcccggacttccctggtggctcagacggtaaagtgtctgcctacaatgcgggagacccgggttcgatccctgggcgggaagattccctggagaaggaaatggcaacccactccagtactgttgcttggaaaatcccatggacggagaagcatgataggctcctctccatggagttgcaaagagtcagacacgactgagccacttcaatTCACTCACAACTAATTTTAACAACTTTGTATTCATATCTTAGCAAAAGACCTTGTTTTTGCCATAACAGAGTAACATGAACTGGATGAATTAAAGCCATAGAAATatattctggaggctagaagtccaaaatcaaggtgcacTTGTACAGGGCCATGCCCCCTCTGCTAGCCCCTCCTAGCCCCTCCCAGCTCTGTGTCCAGCAGGGCCACGCcccctctgccagcccctcctggcccctcccagCTCTGGTGTCCAGCAGGGCCATGCCCCCTCTGCTGACCCTTCCTGGCCCCTCCCAGCTCTGGTGTCCAGCAGGGCCATGCCCCCTCTGCTGACTCTTCCTGGCCCCTCCCAGCTCTGGTGTCCAGTAGGGCCACGCCCCCTCTGCTGACccctcctggcccctcccagCTCTGGTGTCCAGCAGGGCCATGCCCCCTCTGCTGACCCTTCCTGGCCCCTCCTAGCTCTGGTGTCCAGTAGGGCCACGCCCCCTCTGCTGACccctcctggcccctcccagCTCTGGTGTCCAGTAGAGCCATGCCCCCTCTGCTGACCCCTCGTGGCCCCTCCTAGCTCTGGTGTCCAGCAGGGCCACGCCCCCTCTGCTGACccctcctggcccctcccagTTCTGGTGTCCAGTAGGGCCACGCCCCCTCTGCTGACCCCTCCTGGCCCCTCCTAGCTCTGGTGTCCAGCAGGGCCACACTCCCTCTGCAGAACCTGTCCTGGCCCCTCCCAGCTTAGGTGGCCAGGGGATCTTGATGGCCTTGGCTTGTAGGTGTGTTGCTGCAGCTGTTTGGCCCTTGTCACTTGGCTCCtgtcagtatgtgtccctgtctCCTTACTGATAAGGACAGAGTCGTGTTGGAGCAGGGCCCTCCCTACCCCCATGTGACCTCCTCTTAACTTGCTAACTTCCACACTGTTCCTCGACGTCCTGTCAGTGGTCCCGGGAGGGAGGGCTTCAGAGCACTTTGGGGACACAGTGCAGCCCGCGATGCTGTTCAGGCTCTTTGGACATGTTAGCGTATTTGGGAGAAGTCTCGGTAACTTGAATGATACTCTTAAGTAGCATCAGAGGCGCCTTAGAAATTACATAGTCGGAACTAGACTGTTTGAAAGCAATGGGACAGTCTGACTGGGCTATGAATTACTTGTGTGTTAGCGAGGCGAGAACTAACACCTAAGTGACACCTGTGACAGTATCACTCTGTGC includes the following:
- the DFFB gene encoding DNA fragmentation factor subunit beta isoform X1; protein product: MKFPAATPAYKAGTHRRLPGLLGNVVSEGGARPWFFRNPEWTPVRSAEQVLPAGPESLRMSAVLRKPKTFKLRSLHSEKKFGVAGRSCEEVLRKGCQHLQLPVPGSRLCLYEDGTELTGDYFRSAPDNSELVLLTAGQTWQGFVSDISRFLSVFQEPHAGVIQAARQLLSDEKAPLRQKLLADLLGTVSENITAETRAEDPPWFEGLESRFRSKSGYLRYSCESRIRSYLREVTSGASLVGAEAREEYLRLVGSMQQKLQAAQYNSSYFDRGAKAGRRLCTPEGWFSCQGPFDVDDCTSRHSINPYSNRESRVLFSTWNLDHVIEKKRAVVPALAAAVHDAEGREVDWEYFYRLLFTLENLKLVHIACHKKTTHKLHCDPSRVYCAPAAPRRKRPARQRP
- the DFFB gene encoding DNA fragmentation factor subunit beta isoform X2, with translation MKFPAATPAYKAGTHRRLPGLLGNVVSEGGARPWFFRNPEWTPVRSAEQVLPAGPESLRMSAVLRKPKTFKLRSLHSEKKFGVAGRSCEEVLRKGCQHLQLPVPGSRLCLYEDGTELTGDYFRSAPDNSELVLLTAGQTWQGFVSDISRFLSVFQEPHAGVIQAARQLLSDEKAPLRQKLLADLLGTVSENITAETRAEDPPWFEGLESRFRSKSGYLRYSCESRIRSYLREVTSGASLVGAEAREEYLRLVGSMQQKLQAAQYNSSYFDRGAKAGRRLCTPEGWFSCQGPFDVDDCTSRHSINPYSNRESRVLFSTWNLDHV